The genomic stretch CATTTGATATCAGAGACTTCGGTCCTGAATATCTCCGTCTTCCGCCATTAAAATCAAGGTTCAAGCTCGAATTTCTGGGTTTATCAATTGTCTGGGTTGCACTGCATAATTCTGGGTTAAATTGCTGAAAATTGGCGCGACTTGCAGTACCTCAACTGTCTGCAACAATGGAGGAACGTATGAAATCGATTGAGGATCAAATGGCGACAATTCTGCAGCTGCTTCAGGATAAATCGACAGATAATCCTCAAAATCATGAAACTGGAGCACCTAACACAGGTATAAACCCTAATCGCACTTTAGGTTTTAATCCAAAGGTCAACTTTCCTGTGTTTGATGGGTCAAACCCTAGAATGTGGTTGAAAAAATGTGCAAGATACTTTGAACTTTGTAAAATTCCTGAACATCAAAAGATTGATTTAGCATCATTGTACATGATTGGAAAGACAGAACTGTGGGTGCACGGCTATTTGGCTGTAAGAAGAAATGTGGATTGGGACGATTTCAAAACTGACTTATGTGCTAGATTTAGAGAAGAAACTGATAGCAATGTGGTAGAACAGTTTAATAAACTGCATCAGACTGGTTCAATTGATGAGTACATTGATAGTTTTGAAAACTTAAGGGGTTTAATGTTCCAAATAAACCTATTATTGCCAGACCAGTATTTTCTTGATAGCTTTGTTGGAGGTTTAAAGCCTGTTACTAAGCCATTTGTGAAGGCTTTTAGACCAACAACCATAGCACAAGCTGTAGAGCATGCTAGATTACAGGAAGAGTCTATAAATGCTACAAAAAAATCTGCACAAAACAATATTAGAAAAGCCAAATCATAGGCCATTCTCTTCTTCAACTCGGTCTTACACCAAAAACCCACAAAATACCACCTACAATAACAACTATACAAGAAATGCCCACACTTTTCACAAACAGAATACACAAAATTTTCCTCCAAAAACAAATTTTAACCAAAGAAATAGACCCACCCTTACCTTCTGATGTGGAGGAACATAGAAGGAAGAATTTATGTTTTCATTGTGATGAACAATATACACCTGGGCACCAGTGCAAGGGAAAGTTGTACAAGATTCAGGTGGTGCTTATTGAGGATAGTGATGAGTCTTTTGAGGAAGATGAAGTAGAGGAAGGGCCTGATTTACATGACAGTGTAGATAAATTAGGGGAAAGTGTGATGGAGGACCAACCCTTAATTTCTCTGAATGCTATGTCAGGAAGTAATGTTTTCCAAACCATGAGAGTTATTGGTAGAGTGAGAGGAAATTCTGTGCACATTCTTATAGACTCAGGAAGCACACAACTTTCTAGATGAGTTTACTGCAAGGAAGCTAGGGTGCAAGGTCACTGAAACTTACCCTTTGGAGGTATCAGTGGCAAATGGAGACTCAATTATTACCACAAAGACTTGTAAGAAATTCACTTGGCAATTTTTGGGTGTAGAATTTTGTAAGAAGTCATGATTGTGCCATTGGGAGGGTGTGAAATGGTCCTGGGAATACAATGGTTGACAACACTAGGTCCTGTCCAATAGGACTTTGATCAATTAAGGATGGAGTTTAGTTATAAAGGAAAGAAGGTAGTGCTAAGGGGCATCACAAAAGAGAAACTACAATGGTTAAAAGGGAATCAACTTGTGACTACTATGACCAAATGGGGTAACACTGAAAAGGGCAGCAACAGTGGACATCTTTTTTGCTATACAGGTGCAACAAAAATTGCTTGATAATGATATTGGGCATGTCCATTGCATACCTGCTCCTATTCAGTCTATTTTGACTGAATTCCCTGATCTATTTGAAGAACCAAAGTCTTTACCACCCCATAGAGATCATGATCACAAAATCCATTTGGAATATGGTACCAAACCAATAAATGTGAGACCTTATAGGTATCCTGTACTACAGAAAAATGCCATTGAAATGATTACCAAAGAAATGTTGGAGAGTGGAGTTGTGTGATATAGCCAAAGCCCTTACTCATCTCCTGTTGTGTTGGTGAAAAAGAAGGACAACACTTGGATACTATGTGTGGATTACAGAGAACTCAACAAGAATACAATTAAGTATAAATTCCTTATTCCCATCATTGATGAACTTCTGGATGAGCTGCATGGCTCAAgtatttttttctaaaattgatcttagaGCTGGCTATTGGCAAATCAGGATGTCTGATGAAGATGTGCAAAAGACTGCTTTTAGAACCCATAAAGGACACTATGAGTTCTTAGTAATGCCCTTTGGCATAACAAATGCACCCTCAACATTTCAAAGTCTAATGAACTCTATTTTCAAGTCATTTTTGAGAAAAATTATTCTAGTATATTCTTTGATGACATACTCATCTACACTCTTTATGTTGAGGCGCATGTCACTCACCTTACAACAGCTTTACAATTATTAAGAAGACACCAATTATATGCTAAGATGAGTAAATGCTATTTTGGAGTTACAGAGGTAAGGAAGGAGTTGACACTGATCCCAAAAAGATGAAGGCAATGTTGGATTGGCCAGTTCCTAAAAATGTAAAAGAATTGAGGGGATTCCTTGGGTTAACAGGCTACTACAGGAAGTTTGTACAAGGGTATGGTCTTATTAGCAAGCCCTTGACTAACTTGCTCAAGAAAAATGGGTTTCAATGGAATGAATAAGTCACAAGAGCCTTTCAAAAACTGTAAGTTGCAATGAGTCAAGCACCAGTACTT from Silene latifolia isolate original U9 population chromosome 2, ASM4854445v1, whole genome shotgun sequence encodes the following:
- the LOC141640775 gene encoding uncharacterized protein LOC141640775; translation: MEERMKSIEDQMATILQLLQDKSTDNPQNHETGAPNTGINPNRTLGFNPKVNFPVFDGSNPRMWLKKCARYFELCKIPEHQKIDLASLYMIGKTELWVHGYLAVRRNVDWDDFKTDLCARFREETDSNVVEQFNKLHQTGSIDEYIDSFENLRGLMFQINLLLPDQYFLDSFVGGLKPVTKPFVKAFRPTTIAQAVEHARLQEESINATKKSAQNNIRKAKS